Proteins from a single region of Festucalex cinctus isolate MCC-2025b chromosome 19, RoL_Fcin_1.0, whole genome shotgun sequence:
- the ndrg1a gene encoding protein NDRG1a isoform X2, whose product MVLDDSDVEMIVTDVEVAEHDVETPYGRLHCTMRGVPKGERPVILTFHDIGLNHKTCWDSLFQHEDMAEILHHFAVCHVDALGQHEGANTFSTGYEYPSMDELSETLPLVLKHFGLKSVIGLGMGAGAFMLTKFALDYPKMVEGLVLININPCAEGWMDWAAHKISGWTHALPDLVISHLFGKEEIHHNQDMVATYRHHVMKDMNQFNLQLFIKAYESRRDLEIERPIPGSNVRTLKCHCLLVVGDSSPAVDAVVECNTKLDPTKATLLKMADCGGMPQIDQPGKLTEAFKYFIQGMGYMPSASMTRLVRSRTASGSSVTSFEGSRSRSHTNEGPRSRSHTAEQQRGGGHVPPAPDTAPAVDQAVLKAPEVSC is encoded by the exons ATGGTTCTGGACGATTCCGACGTGGAGATGATCGTGACCGACGTTGAAGTTGCC GAGCACGATGTGGAGACCCCGTACGGACGACTCCACTGCACCATGCGGGGGGTCCCCAAAGGCGAGCGGCCCGTCATCCTCACCTTCCACGACATCGGGCTCAACC ACAAGACGTGCTGGGACTCGCTGTTCCAACACGAGGACATGGCGGAGATCCTGCACCACTTTGCCGTGTGTCACGTGGACGCGCTCGGACAGCACGAAGGCGCAAACACCTTCTCCACTGG CTACGAGTATCCGTCCATGGACGAGCTTTCCGAGACGCTCCCGCTGGTGCTGAAGCATTTTGG GCTGAAGTCTGTTATTGGATTAGGGATGGGAGCCGGAGCTTTCATGCTGACCAAATTCGCT CTTGATTACCCGAAAATGGTGGAAGGTCTGGTGCTCATCAACATCAACCCGTGCGCCGAGGGCTGGATGGACTGGGCTGCGCACAAG ATCAGCGGCTGGACCCACGCCTTGCCCGACCTGGTCATCAGTCATCTCTTCGGAAAG GAAGAGATCCACCACAACCAGGACATGGTGGCCACGTACCGCCACCATGTGATGAAGGACATGAACCAGTTCAACCTGCAGCTCTTCATCAAGGCCTACGAGAG tcgGAGGGACCTGGAGATCGAGAGGCCGATCCCGGGAAGCAACGTCCGAACCCTCAA GTGTCATTGCCTTCTGGTGGTCGGGGACAGTTCGCCTGCTGTGGATGCCGTG GTGGAGTGCAACACCAAACTGGACCCCACAAAAGCGACCCTGCTCAAG ATGGCCGACTGTGGAGGCATGCCCCAGATTGACCAG CCCGGCAAGCTGACAGAGGCGTTCAAGTACTTCATTCAGGGAATGGGATACA TGCCGTCGGCCAGCATGACCCGCCTGGTGCGCTCGCGCACGGCTTCGGGTTCCAGCGTGACGTCGTTCGAGGGCTCGCGCTCGCGCTCGCACACCAACGAGGGCCCGCGCTCGCGCTCCCACACGGCCGAGCAGCAGCGGGGGGGGGGCCACGTCCCCCCCGCGCCCGACACCGCCCCCGCCGTGGACCAGGCCGTGCTCAAGGCCCCCGAAGTGTCCTGTTaa
- the ndrg1a gene encoding protein NDRG1a isoform X1 gives MDDIQVVESKPLLVDRELPGLREAVQQLAIKEHDVETPYGRLHCTMRGVPKGERPVILTFHDIGLNHKTCWDSLFQHEDMAEILHHFAVCHVDALGQHEGANTFSTGYEYPSMDELSETLPLVLKHFGLKSVIGLGMGAGAFMLTKFALDYPKMVEGLVLININPCAEGWMDWAAHKISGWTHALPDLVISHLFGKEEIHHNQDMVATYRHHVMKDMNQFNLQLFIKAYESRRDLEIERPIPGSNVRTLKCHCLLVVGDSSPAVDAVVECNTKLDPTKATLLKMADCGGMPQIDQPGKLTEAFKYFIQGMGYMPSASMTRLVRSRTASGSSVTSFEGSRSRSHTNEGPRSRSHTAEQQRGGGHVPPAPDTAPAVDQAVLKAPEVSC, from the exons ATGGACGACATCCAAGTTGTTGAATCCAAACCTCTGCTGGTCGACAGGGAACTGCCC GGCCTGAGGGAGGCGGTACAACAACTCGCTATCAAG GAGCACGATGTGGAGACCCCGTACGGACGACTCCACTGCACCATGCGGGGGGTCCCCAAAGGCGAGCGGCCCGTCATCCTCACCTTCCACGACATCGGGCTCAACC ACAAGACGTGCTGGGACTCGCTGTTCCAACACGAGGACATGGCGGAGATCCTGCACCACTTTGCCGTGTGTCACGTGGACGCGCTCGGACAGCACGAAGGCGCAAACACCTTCTCCACTGG CTACGAGTATCCGTCCATGGACGAGCTTTCCGAGACGCTCCCGCTGGTGCTGAAGCATTTTGG GCTGAAGTCTGTTATTGGATTAGGGATGGGAGCCGGAGCTTTCATGCTGACCAAATTCGCT CTTGATTACCCGAAAATGGTGGAAGGTCTGGTGCTCATCAACATCAACCCGTGCGCCGAGGGCTGGATGGACTGGGCTGCGCACAAG ATCAGCGGCTGGACCCACGCCTTGCCCGACCTGGTCATCAGTCATCTCTTCGGAAAG GAAGAGATCCACCACAACCAGGACATGGTGGCCACGTACCGCCACCATGTGATGAAGGACATGAACCAGTTCAACCTGCAGCTCTTCATCAAGGCCTACGAGAG tcgGAGGGACCTGGAGATCGAGAGGCCGATCCCGGGAAGCAACGTCCGAACCCTCAA GTGTCATTGCCTTCTGGTGGTCGGGGACAGTTCGCCTGCTGTGGATGCCGTG GTGGAGTGCAACACCAAACTGGACCCCACAAAAGCGACCCTGCTCAAG ATGGCCGACTGTGGAGGCATGCCCCAGATTGACCAG CCCGGCAAGCTGACAGAGGCGTTCAAGTACTTCATTCAGGGAATGGGATACA TGCCGTCGGCCAGCATGACCCGCCTGGTGCGCTCGCGCACGGCTTCGGGTTCCAGCGTGACGTCGTTCGAGGGCTCGCGCTCGCGCTCGCACACCAACGAGGGCCCGCGCTCGCGCTCCCACACGGCCGAGCAGCAGCGGGGGGGGGGCCACGTCCCCCCCGCGCCCGACACCGCCCCCGCCGTGGACCAGGCCGTGCTCAAGGCCCCCGAAGTGTCCTGTTaa